AAACTGACTTTGATGACAGAATAGGCAAATATACACTTTATgtaaacgcacacacagacacagttacTTGTGTCAGCATAAGGGGCAACAAACAACGTCAATCTTAAGTGTAACAACTTGATGATATATTATCTTTCCCAACTGCAgggagatacacacagacaccctcTTTAGCTCTTGGCAAGTTGCTAGATGTGTTTATTGCCATCCCACTGCTagcagatgatgatgatattcTTTGCAATCTGTAGTTGGAAACGGCATCATGTTGATCACACTGGCATCATGTTATCAAGTCCGATAATAATAATGGAATTAAACCCATAATGTTATGGGCAGTGCATTAACTACTCAAACATTTACCAGAAAAACAAGCGCCAGCTTTATTTCCACTGCCTATTATTgagtggggagggggggggatatAAAGTTGAAATAGAAAAAGATCACGCCTTAACCAgaacaaacatgtttatttttgttttgtatctgtGCACAAACTGCATCGTGTAATGTGCTACTGAGTGACATTAACTTAGCATCTCTATTTCTACTGATGCAGAGAAAGGTTAGCAAATGGGTCATATCTTCAGACAgtcacagtttttttttcctcaaactAATCAGAAGCTCTGGTCAGGAAAGCATCCCAGGTATTTCCCTGTAATGTAGGTCCAAACTCAGTTTTGTACTACAAGTCCCGAGTGTCGCCACTCTTCCCTCACTCACAGACATGCGCCGTTTCATTCCATTCATGCTGTTGTGGACTTTAGTATGTGAGAGCAGCTGTTGTCAGGGTCAGAATCTGATCAACAGCCCTTCCTACATTCCTCATGTCTCTTCTTGCTGTCATCACTTCACAAATGTTGCAATCTCCTAATCCTAAATCTTTTATGTAATGTGCTGTCTGCACGGATTTAGATAAAGAACACAATTCTCAAAGTCATGCTCACGTATATACCAGTGGCGTCTTTGTGTTTGCAATCGTGGAATTTCTAGTTCTATCTGTGAAGTATTTTTAAAAGTAGTTCTACATTAAAACCCATACGATACGTGATCAGTtaaatttatattttgaaaaaaaagactGGTCAGTCTATTCCCACTTTTAACAGACAGTTGCCAACTGGGTGATGGAATAATCATAATGAAACTCATACATGCCTCTGGTAGaagtttattgtcttttttatggTAGAACTGAGTAACTTGAAAATGTTCAGTAAAACAAGCAAACACTGTTACTCAAgcaaatagttttttaaatgaaactcaTCATAAGGGTAAAGTTCTGACTTTCAGCAGAAAGTGAACTGTATGAATTCTACCATTTATACAGTCCACATGTTCACAATTATTTATCTTACATCTGGTTTGGTGTCAAGTCTTTTGCGCTCTCCAACCTAAAGATATCTTCCCGGTGAAGCTCTGCCAGATCTGTACTGCAGCCACCATCACGTCCTGGTTATCTCTGAAATGTATTCTTGTGCGATTAATCCAAAGACTTGGGTTGCATTATTTCTTCATGGTGGATAATGACAATTTAAAGTATTACACTGTTTTTGGTCGTGTGTCAGCTAATGGCTTCCTGTTCTCTTTTTTGGCTTTATCACAATCCTTAAGTTAGAGCTAAGCAGCACACAAGATGCCTTTGTGGACAGAAGTTTATTAAAAAGCACTTTTGaacactttttgttttctcagaaCTGGCCTTGGAGTCTAACCCTTCTGACCACGCTCGAGCAAGCACCATCTTCCTTTGCAAGTCCCAGACAGACGGTGAGCAATCCTAACATGGCACACGCAGCAATGATTCACATAAACTGTCTTGCAGAAGCTCCCTTGAAGCACACACATCTGAAACATGATTTATTGGTGAATATTaagacaaatatgttttcaggtGTTGAGTAGTTAATTCTGTAATgcatattttaatattcatgcaATTCTTTAATTTAAGTCATCTTCCTTGTGTTTATAGTTGTTGCAATCCTGGAAATGGTGGAAGGTTCCCATTACTTACTTCATTGTAGAGCTTGATTAAGTTAGAAGTGCATCACACACCCACTGGAGCCACAGGCATCTCTAACAATGAAGTCAATAACTGAACTCAAACTGCTGTAGATGTCTTTAATTAGctgcaataaaacaataaccaaaaacatttaaagtgtaATACTACATTTGATTCTTAACAAGATGTATTTCAACGCTGAACACGGATCCCTCCTTGTAGTTTGACTTTGTTGAACATTTAGCTTCCTTTACAGTACGAGACAAGAGGAAAAGCAACCACATAAATCATATCAGTCATGTGAGTGTCAAAACTTAATCATAAATGTGATTGCTGAATTTCTTATACGTGCAAAGCAATATTGTCTTAGAGACAATATTGGGCAACGATGTGACTATGTGATTTCAATGTCTCAAGGTATCTCCTGGTCCACTGTCAAAGAAATACAGCTCCTGTTCAACAATCTTCATAGATGACAACACCGTCAGCCAGCCAAACCTCAAAAGCACAATCAAATGGTGAGAGAATTTCACACAgagggaaacacaaacacaccaggcGGTCCAAAAGTCGCTCATTTCACAGGAGAAAATCCTGTTGCATCACAGCATGGTAATCCTAGAGTAATACTTAACGTATGCGTGACTAAAACAGATGCTCTTACGCCTCATTTAGGACAGTCCTCTGTAATGCCATTATTTCAGTGAATTtgggaaaacacatttcatcagGATTATCTCAGTGGGTTTAAATGAAGCCTCCCTCTGAATGTGTGCAAATATTTTGTCACATTATAaggtctgacacacacacacacacacacacacacacacacacacacacacacacagcatactATTCTTCCattgagattttattttatttaagcttTTAAAGGCAAAACATTATCAACACTAATTGTCTTTTCACTaattcttttctgttttttcagTGTCACATTAGCAATATACTACCATATCAAAAACAGGTAGGTGTACATTTCTATTTTGGTCTTAATCATCTCATTTGTGGCACAGTATGTTGCTTAAACTGGTATGTGTGTGACGAGTATTGACGGATGTATTATGTGTTCCTTAGGGACTCGAGCAGGTCGCTGGACATCTTTGATGAGAAGTTGCACCCCTTATCAGTGAGTACTTTTGAAAAGATTTCCTCAAACTCGGTAACAGTGACTTTTCTGAGTCAGATATTCTCATCGCCTGGCTCCCATTAGCAAGACGTATGAACAAAACCCCTTACTTCAAGCCAGTAGATTTGTTTAATCCTGTCATTTGTCtaatatttaattttacttGCATGTCAAAAACTGGAACCATGACCATATCACATCTGCCAAGATAAGAGATGGGCTCTAATACAATAGCTTACCCCTTGGATTCCAGATTCCCCCTTTTTAAAACATTCGTAATGGATTTTAACACTATAAACAAACACTCTCTTTCTCGCCTATCACCTTTTTATACATGCAAAAATGAAGCTATTGCATCAGACCTGCCATTGACCTGTTTTTTGTGGTGTTTGTCCCATACAGAAAGAGCCATTGCCAGATGACTACTCCCATGTCAACCCTGAACACAAAGTGATCTACCGCTTTGTCAGAACGCTCTTCAGCGCTGCACAGCTCACTGCAGAATGTGCCATTGTCACTCTAGTAAGTCTGTGTCTTTATGATATTGTGGTGCATCCTTTGTAAAGATGCCCTTTATCTGTAATctgttaaatatttttatagttGCTCTGAAATCTAACCGGACATTATTGAAACTACAATTGGTAAATTGTAGGTTTAGACTTGTAGAACACAGAAGCAAAGTTTTTTGTTCATGTACTGTAGGTAAATAATGTGGTAATACAACTAACTGGTCACCAGAGGGCAGTAAACGCCTACAAACTGATTTGTCCCAAATTATACTTGACAGGCGAGTGTCTATTATGCTAACACAACAGTCTCTGCATCAGAGATGATTAAAATCATCATATTATGTTAAAGACTGAGCAGATTTGTTTTAGGATGTGGTGATCAAAGAGTAATTTATATATTCAAGCACTGGCATCACGGGGCAACCAAAGCCTTAAATTGAATAAAGTGCATTATTGGTCGCCCAAATGCAAACTGATGTAAAAATAATACAGAAAAGGCAATTTAACGCATATTGACActtgaataaatgaaaatacataaacagaatgaaaataaataattatttatttatttaaataaaaaattctATTTCTTTGTTCTCTATCTTTTGTAGTGTGAACTAAGAGACTGTTAGTCTATTTATAACGGCTAATGTTACTAGCGCTCCTCCTACCAATTTCAAAACGGAtatgttgttcacaatgtaaaATAGGATCCACTAAACCAGGGGGGCCCAGACGTTTTCCCTTAGAGGGCCTAAAGCAAACtcgtattgtattgtattgtattgtattgtattgttaagaTGCAAAATGGTACTAGGATCCTAATTTCCCTTGATTTTGAAATGCCTTTTGTCTGTGTGCCAGAAACTTTGGGCAGCTCTGCATTAAACCCAATTTTAAGTAATTTGCTGGTATATAATATGTGGACTGTTATTTTCAGCTAAAACCTCTAACTTAAAATGTTGACCTTCTTCGTCAAGGTGTACGCGGAACGCCTGCTGACCTACGCTGAGCTCGATATCTGCCCTGCCAACTGGAAGCACATCGTCCTGGGAGCCATCCTGTTGGCTTCTAAAGTCTGGGATGACCAGGCTGTGTGGAACGTCGACTACTGCCAGATCCTTAAAGACATCACAGTGGAGGACATGTGAGCGTTTCTTTATACAAACAATGAAATGGAAACAGATCCTTTTGAATCACTCAAATCTCAATCAATTTCTGTGAGGGTAGGGATGGTTAGAAAATAGCTATTAACATTTttgtgcagttttttttatttgattggcCCTAATAGCAACTCCTCTGAGGCCATGGTTCTAATCTTGAAAGAGCTGGAAATTCCTCTCTTCTCCAACTGAAGCAGTTCAAGTATCTCTGGGTCTGATGAGAGCAAGAAATCACATTTACAAGAACcctttttaattagtttttaaaggCAGGGTGTCTTTGCTCACCCTCCAATTTGAAAAGAACTCTTGAGTAGAACCACTGCTCCTTCATGTTGAAAGGGTACCAGTTGAGATGGTTTTGTGTCTGCTCATAAGGTCTCCTGGCCACTCCCCATGGACATATTGTAGATATGTCCAGGTGGGAGGAAACTCCAGGGAAAGATCCAGAGCACACTGGAGTGATTGCATGTTCCTACCTGGCATAGGAATGCCTTGGCATGCCACAGGAAGGGCTGGAGGGTGTGCCACCACGACCCGGGCCCTGCACAGTTGATTAATGGTGTAGCTCTAATAGTCAAGATCGTTTGTTAATAGTGGTAAGGTAATTTAACTAATGCatagagatataaatatatcttaaatTGCTGTGGCTGTGACATTTCATCTATAGATTTGGTTGATGTTTGGGTTTCTGAGCTccagatttttaaaaagaaggAGTTTCCTAACTAATATAACATGGTGCTGGCACTACATGCTTGCCTGCCTAATAAAGAGATGCACTTAAagcagacagaagaggagatgTGCTGGGATGGATGGAGGTTGTAACATCTCTGCTGTAGCTCAGGCTAGAAGCCGGTGAAGAGGCCGGGGGCTGCACTTGGAGCATCCAGGCTTTATTACCTACAATtgcttttcctctctgtgtgttttttgtgtgtgtataaaagagGTTGAAAGTGCCTTCTTGTTTTTTGTGATTTGGAAAGGTGCGTGCACTGCCTGCATGTTTGTGAGCCCCCATCCCTCTCTGACTCTCTTTCCTCTCGTATATGTCTGACCCACACTCTGTCTGCTCTATTTTCATTGCTGCCATTGAAGTGTCTTTGTGAGCCTGGTCGGGTCTTGATGGAGGGATGGGAAGAagggtagagagagaaacagagagactgagagaaatGCAGGGGAGGGTCTCAAGTGCTCTCACTGCTTCTACATAATGGCCCTGGCTCTCGCCCACTCCATTAGTTGCCCTGGGAGaccagacatcacacacacactcatgctcgCTCTCACCACCTTTGCTGACCAACAAAGCATCCTAGATGCTGTCTCCTTGGCGACCACCTCCCTTAGCTTTTCTCATGGctgtgatgatggtgatgatgatgatgatgatgaggaggatggaggTTGTAGTCTGGAAGAAGATGAGCTGTGATACTCCAAAGTGGGTGCTTGGAAATGCCTgattgcctgtgtgtgtgtgtgtgtgtgtgtgtgatttctgtGGAAGAGCTTTGATTCCATATCCGTAAGCACTTACTATCTTGAATTTTTAATGTCAGTGCAAAGTTGACTGAATTGATATTCAAGTTCCTGCCGCTGACTTTTACAGGgtaaaaaatgtctttagtAAAATCAGATGAACGAGAGTAAAACCACAGattttgagaaatatattttcttctatGAAATGGCTGTCGACAATTAACCTTAAGTATCCCGAGTGGCTAATCAAAATTGATACAAAGATCCTCAGTTCCCTTTTTTATGAAAGTTGTGAGGTCTGAACAGGATCATTTATTAAATCCAATCTCAGGGGATTTGACTTGTTACTACTTTTGTGATGATCATTTGTGACTgtggttttattatttatttattgtgtcacTTTTTCTGAAAGAGACATTTATGAATTTGCATAatttgtatatgtttttattgtattatttttatgataAACGTCAGCACTTGGCTGTATGTTGATGAGGTTAGAAATTGTTTGCTGAGATTTAGATTTTGGAGGTTGCTTTTACAATACAGCACCTGAGAAGGTGACTTTGTGTCTCTTATATTTCTTTACTGGGCATCCAGGACTTTAATCCTCGGTTCCTCTATCGCACTGTTGCACTCCGTGTAGTTTCCTGTGGAAGAGAGATACAGTTTGAGAGTAGAGTTGAGACTGCTCAGAAGTCTGTAATAACCCTCAGGTTTCTTTCCCCCCTTCCAGGAATGAGATGGAGCGCCACTTCCTGGAACTTCTCCAGTTTAATATCAACGTGCCGGCCAGTGTCTATGCCAAGTACTACTTTGATCTGCGGCAGCTGGCTGATGACAACAACCTCAACTTCCCTCTGGAGCCTCTCGACAACCAACGCGCCAAGAAACTAGAGGTGAGCGGCCCTCATCAGACGTCGACCAGTAACTTCTGGTCTTCAAGTTAGGCTCACTATGAATGTACCTGTCATATTTACTTCTCTGCCGCGAGCAGGAGGGGTTTTATTAAACTAGGTAGagaaactttttttaattaacttcacATATATTAACTAAATAAAGACGTTCAGTCTACACATTGCTGAAAATGCACTTTCTCCATTAGTAAACAAGATTGTCAATCTTGGGTTTATTAGCAGCCAACCAGGTGAACTAAGATAAAGAAAATTCAACTGGCGTGAAGTCTATTCGCGTCTTTGCATTGACTTTATAAGTAATCACGCTGCTTGAAAAATTTGCTTTGCGTCAGGTGCGCACCCTAAAAGCTCCGCCTTGTGACGGATGCATCTCAAAGCTCAACAGGCAGCAGTTTGCGGGGGCAGCTGGTTGGGGGACACACAGAAGACGGGACTGTGGACATTAGTGTCGCGGTTTCAGTACCGTTGCACCCGTAGCTTTAAGGCTTTAGTGATTACTACAAACACTGTGAATTATGTACTAAACcgtaaagaaacagagaaacaactgatttatctttttttgttcttgaaATCAAACACCTGGTTAAAACACAATAATCTATTTACTTTTTTCTATGATAACttgtcattaaatgtgtttgtgtgtttgtccgtCCAGGCCATTTCAAGACTATGTGAGGACAAGTACAAGGACCTGAGTCGAGCAGCGATGAGACGATCAATCAGTGCAGACAACCTGATAGGTATACGACACTCCAACGCTGTGCTGTCATAGGCCAGACTGCTTGCCCTCTGATTTCCAAAGCCCAGCTAACCCACAGCCAGACCCGGACAGACGTTACCACCTCACACGTTCAACACATGCAGGATTCAGGCTTGAAATGTTACTGCACGACCTCCCAAAACAGTAAATTGCGTTACGGCTTTGAAGCTGCGTGATTGCAAAATTACACTTGAGGTGTTAACCTAAAACTTCACCACACaactgttgtgtttacaaatcccttatttatttcttacttGTTCTTTATTTCAAGTGTTAAGTAGGACTGCTCTGCCGCAGTTACCTCTGAGGGGTAGTcatgaaaaaaatgtttccaaaaatatttgaaatattccATACAGCCTGGTGTTCTTCTATATTTTAGTCGTCGTCACCTAATCCCATGAGAAGACACAACCCAACTATTTgttcgtctgtctctctgtactgagagGAACAACCTTAAAAACAAGGTTTTGACAACAAGAAGGgaaatcaatgttttattatgaacagATCATTTAATTTCAATGTTCCACGAAACTGTTTGTGTGCTGTCAATTATAGtgcttagaaagaaagaaaatcgaAATCAGCAGATCAGCAGATcagaatttaaaataatcagaaaTCAGAATCGGCCAAGAAAATTGCCATCGGTGCAACAACGGAGCTCTGACCTCGAGGAATAAGACATCAGGCTCTCCATACTTGTTAGTAGGAGCcgttcattgttggtttttgtCTTTccgtgggatttgttgacaatatgaAAGTGTATAATATCATGAGAcatatcttttaaaatgtgcatcagATCAAATACAAAGCTGTTCCTTTTTGAGGGTGTAACAAAAAGATGTGTTTGCTGTTAATCCAGTGGTGATTCTATATCTGTAAATGATCTACACGTATGAATTTGGATGGAGCGCACAGCATGTCAAAGTAGTGAACTATATATATTCCACAGGATTTGGCTGAAGTAAGCCGGCCTTCAGTCAGCTGTCAGTGCCAATCTGGGGTCAGTTTCACTTCAGGCGTTCATAAAGGAGCGATTTTACAGATTCTCAATCAGTATCGCTACGGCGTGTCTCGACGGCGCAGTTAGGTCGACATATTGACAAAATCAAGGTTTGGTTCACATTGTCCACCCTCAATATTGTGCCCCTCAAATCCCGACATCCTGACCCCGCCTCACAGAGCCCTCAACAGATAACCAACCCTGTGCTTGTCCCAGGCCCCCGACCAGAGCTTTCAAACAAACCACATAGATATTGAGGAGGGGGGGAAGAGACTGATGAATACTCTCCTCCTTTTTGCTTACTATGTAGGCTATTTAGCTGTGAAACTTgtcttgtttttaattgaaaaataaacatttgcagatggagtattttaaataaacactaaTCATGTAACaaagaaatgttgtgttgttgtgtttgtgtgtcagatcTGTGATCAGTGTGTGGTGCTGTTGTAGCACAAAGCACATTTAACCAGTCAAGCACCACCTCCACCATAAATAGTCTTTtgaaatataacattaataatggctTTATGTAACATTTCACAAAGGTAAGTTAATGTTGTAAAAGCCATCATCTTCTAACTGAACTGATTATGAGACGAGATGCGTCAGGATCCGCGAGATTTACCACCTCAGCTGAAAGAGTTCCCGGATGagttgtaatattattatttcaaaatgcCACTTTTAAGATACAAACTTGTCAGCAATCAGAATGTGAAGTAACTCGAGAGTCCCACAAACTATTGGTcatttttaacaatgttttgaTCTGAACACCCG
This portion of the Cottoperca gobio chromosome 21, fCotGob3.1, whole genome shotgun sequence genome encodes:
- the ccnyl1 gene encoding cyclin-Y-like protein 1 isoform X3, which encodes MGNTVSCCVSPESSPKLPSRQPAERLEEVQTSTEVSEDNTVPYLQHISDREVPDELALESNPSDHARASTIFLCKSQTDASFTVRDKRKSNHINHISHVSPGPLSKKYSSCSTIFIDDNTVSQPNLKSTIKCVTLAIYYHIKNRDSSRSLDIFDEKLHPLSKEPLPDDYSHVNPEHKVIYRFVRTLFSAAQLTAECAIVTLVYAERLLTYAELDICPANWKHIVLGAILLASKVWDDQAVWNVDYCQILKDITVEDMNEMERHFLELLQFNINVPASVYAKYYFDLRQLADDNNLNFPLEPLDNQRAKKLEAISRLCEDKYKDLSRAAMRRSISADNLIGIRHSNAVLS
- the ccnyl1 gene encoding cyclin-Y-like protein 1 isoform X1, yielding MGESNEELEQGYVSLNSLRISFNFTVLVGFFSFYFHFSPEAAEASGWIWLHTNQSCEAYARLGMGNTVSCCVSPESSPKLPSRQPAERLEEVQTSTEVSEDNTVPYLQHISDREVPDELALESNPSDHARASTIFLCKSQTDASFTVRDKRKSNHINHISHVSPGPLSKKYSSCSTIFIDDNTVSQPNLKSTIKCVTLAIYYHIKNRDSSRSLDIFDEKLHPLSKEPLPDDYSHVNPEHKVIYRFVRTLFSAAQLTAECAIVTLVYAERLLTYAELDICPANWKHIVLGAILLASKVWDDQAVWNVDYCQILKDITVEDMNEMERHFLELLQFNINVPASVYAKYYFDLRQLADDNNLNFPLEPLDNQRAKKLEAISRLCEDKYKDLSRAAMRRSISADNLIGIRHSNAVLS
- the ccnyl1 gene encoding cyclin-Y-like protein 1 isoform X2, whose protein sequence is MGESNEELEQGYVSLNSLRISFNFTVLVGFFSFYFHFSPEAAEASGWIWLHTNQSCEAYARLGMGNTVSCCVSPESSPKLPSRQPAERLEEVQTSTEVSEDNTVPYLQHISDREVPDELALESNPSDHARASTIFLCKSQTDVRDKRKSNHINHISHVSPGPLSKKYSSCSTIFIDDNTVSQPNLKSTIKCVTLAIYYHIKNRDSSRSLDIFDEKLHPLSKEPLPDDYSHVNPEHKVIYRFVRTLFSAAQLTAECAIVTLVYAERLLTYAELDICPANWKHIVLGAILLASKVWDDQAVWNVDYCQILKDITVEDMNEMERHFLELLQFNINVPASVYAKYYFDLRQLADDNNLNFPLEPLDNQRAKKLEAISRLCEDKYKDLSRAAMRRSISADNLIGIRHSNAVLS